The following nucleotide sequence is from Sander vitreus isolate 19-12246 chromosome 3, sanVit1, whole genome shotgun sequence.
tgtacgctgtatttaatttagaaaatgttctcagctttaccttgctgtcggACAGCCCTTCAGTCAGACAacagggaactgaagccgttatctatgCTCTCTAAAAGCCACCAcactcctttttaaaaaaaccaACCAGTAAATTTACCTCGTAAAACACAGGAGTTACTGGTCTACCGCTGTCTCCAgcggttagtttgtttgtgtaattgtgtgactttggtgaatccaaactaaccctttaaaacagaAAGGTTTAAAACACAGCGTCTGACCCAGGAAATAAAAGtaatatgtatgcatgtagTCCATATTGTTGCGTGATGaactctccctctttctgtagCCTAGTGAACGAGTTGGCTCTGACCGCCAGGAAGATGTATGCCGATGAAGCCAAAAGCAGCGGACTGGTCAGGTGAGCTTAAATGTACACTATATATACAGCGGGTGTTTTCTTTCATTAAGTAGTATTGTTTTTACTGAACCTAAAAAGTTGTTGGCCAGTTTAATTTGTCGACTCAGCAACTCCAGAGGTGGTGTAGCTTACAGGCCCAACATCTTTACAGCTGTGTCTCTCAAAGAATCACCTGCAATAGAACGGCGTCAGGATCACAATCATGATGGGGATGATTAAAATGAATGACTAGTACTTGTAGGTTACTGTATGAAGAGAGGGGCTTAGGACAGAAAACTGCCTACCCCAGCTTTAAAATCAGTCGTCAATGCACAAAGAATTGATTTCCTCAGTTGTTATACTGTAGATCTATTCATCAGAACTTTATATTATTAGAAAGCCACTCTGTTGGGGATATATCTTCAACCAAAAATAAAGTACTACTTTGTGATATACTGCAGTTTCAACTATCACCTTTTTTAAGCCAGGATTCATGTATTTTTCAACATCGTTCCTCTCCAGCCGAGTGTTTGCAGATAAGGAGGCCATGATGGCTGGAGCTCTGGAGATGGCCGGGGAGATCGCCGGTCGCAGCCCTGTAGCTGTGCAGGGCACCAAAATCAACCTTGTCTATTCCAGAGACCACAGTGTAGCAGAGGGACTGAACTACATGGTGAGTTCACTACCTTTTAAAACAACAGTGGAGGATTTTTCTGAGCATGTTTATTTTGCCAGAATCACCATGCCCATGGAGCTGCCTTTATATTAGCCTACACTAAATACCTTGTTCATCCTTTTTCAGGCTACCTGGAACATGAGCATGCTTCAGACTCAAGATGTGATGAAATCAGCTCAGGCCGCCATGGAGAAGAAGAGTCCCAAGACGATAGCTTTCTCCAAACTCTAAACCTCACAGACGCAAAGATATACAAAACGCAAAAGCCATTGTGGCCTTTCTGTGTGAAGGGGAACCACATCTATACTATGTGCTAATCTGTGGCCACTTGAGGATGATGTAATGAGATGTAAGAGATGGAGGCTTGAATCCACTGTTGGAAATATGACAGATGGTCCTTCTTGGGATTGGTTTCCAAAGAAATGTATTATTGTTTGGGTGGAAAAGCCTTTGAAACAGCATTTTGATAAGTCAACCATGTGTAAAATTGGAATCATAAGGAAGTTCAGGTTAACCTCTTTCCCCAGGTGACGTCAAACTAATAACCAGGGATTTTCTGAActtgtactgtaaaaaaatagGTTTTGTAAATCTGTAATCGACTTCATGAATGTTTaatcttattaaaaaaaaactaatctgaAAGTTAGTGTTGACTGATTTCGAAATATCCACATTGACCTGTTATTTTCTAAAATGATTTAACAAAAGGCGGATTAAAATAACTTAATGCTTTATTGATAAAActtaaattatacaaaaacttaCAAAAGTAGAACTAGAACACATTCACAACAGTGTCTGCGTCTGCTTGGCACGAAGTTTCTGTAACGTTTTCTGCGAAGAGATGGTAGAAAAATATTCAACTCAGGTTTCATGCAACTAAAACAAAATGTGGTGCTCACAGTTCTGTAATAAGcatcatctttaaaaaacattttctcaaacACTCATGATTCAGGTGTTTTACCTTGTGGAACTCCTTGGCCTTCAGTCTGTTTTTTGCACAAGCTTCCTGTCTGTTCCTGATTGCTTGCTGAAGCTTCACTTCTTCCAGCTGCTTATACAGTCTGCAGAGACACATACGCTGCAATGTGAACAACGCTCCCGTATTCAAAAACTAGAGTGCTAAAACTTAAATTTGTCAGTGTGGTATGAACTCTGGAactgctccatagacaatgaatTGGGAAAGATGTAATAGATGACACAGAGCACCCAGGGGAATGTTTGGAGTATACTGTACACGTGCTGTGTCAGAACTGAGAACACcagtaaaataaagaaacattcTGTGGGTCCACAAAAtcaacattcattttttttaaaaggaggaGCTCCAGACTTTTTACCTGATATCACAAGTTTGAGACCCTGGTTTCTGTCTTTGAGAGAGTAGATCATGATAAAATATTAATTGAACTTTCCTAGgccatgaaaacatgttggaaTTCTTatgttttaaagattatttttggggcttttccctttatttgatagtgacagtggatagacaggaaaggtgggagagagaagggggatgacacgcaggtcggactcgaacccgggccgctgcaaaggactctgcctacatggggcgactgctcttactgggtgagcaaGAGGTCACCTCACATGTTGGAATTCATAATTTAGGTGCTGTTCCCTTTTAATGCAAGTCATCAAGTTTTGGATTTTACCCTTCAGTAATTAGTCAATTAGAAGTAGTAGTACGGAGAAGCAACATTAACTCCACAGTATACAGTGTAGAGGTTAAAGCTAATATTGTAGCAGTACCTCTGAGTTCTCTGGTGCATCTCAAAGACATCCAGTTTCCTTTGCTCCGGTGTGCAGCTCTTCACCTCGTCCACCTTTTTCAGCCTGAGATCGCTCACTGAGGAAACACAGAAAATGACTTAATGTTTGGACAGATTGTTGCTGACCACTTTACAAAGCATCGACTTATGGCTGGCATTCAAATGAAACTTAACCAGTCATTATTTTCCTCAAGAAAGCCATACAACATGTAGTACAGCACAGAGCCAGCTGGGTGTTATATCAGATTAAAGACATTTCAGGGAGGTGAATAACTGGGATAATTGTGAGTGAGTAGGGACTAGTAGTTTTCATCAaggtacattttaaaaaactgtTCCTTAGGTACCTAACAAACGGCTCCAACTTGTGGGCCTGTATGGTTAGTCTGTTTTTGCAACCCATGATACAAATGTAGGGCTCGTGGTACTTAAAGTGAGATGACTCAAAGTGTCCAATGGTATAAAGTTAAGATACCTGGAGGGGGAAGCTGGGGCTTTTTCTGCTTGATAAAACCAGATTTCTCAGTAGTTTGATGCAGTTCAGCCTGTCCCCCCTTTGACTTGGTATTAGTCTTATGTTGAGGTTCTGTCTTCAACTTTTCCTTATAGGTGACTGGTTGAGACTCCTTAGCTTTAGACTGCTCTCCGGCTTCAGATGGAGCTTGGATCTCAGGTTGAATCTTGGCAAGAGTCGCTTTAGCCTTAATTTCCTCCACCCTGCGGGACGATCTCTGGAGCAGCGCTCTGCGCTTCTCGTGGTGGACCTCCTGCAGGCCTCTGCTAGGACCCCACTGAAACTCCAGGAGCATCACTGAATCTAGGGAGGAAAAGTTTCACGAGTTTACAATGTTCTGACTGAAAAAAGGATGcaagaaaaaaatgcatttgtcGATATTATCGCCCCCCAACCGGTCGCGTCAGATGGCCAACCACCAAGAACTAGGTTCTGTgggaggtttctgcctgtttttcCTGGTTGCTGTCAgaccaaatgcatgctcttgggggacaTTGTTAGGTGTCTGTAAATTACCTAcgctatctgtaaagtgtcctgagataacatctgttatgatttgacactatacacaaaatgaaattgaattacTGGTACTGCTTTTTAGTTCCTGATCACATCCATATTTAAGTTTCTCCACAATTCAGCAGCTCACACATGCAGCACTCCCATCAGTGTTATATCTCAGTTAGATATACTGAGTCGGTAACTGTTGTGATTTATTTACCTGGGTGTGTTTGGTTCTTGTCCTCTGGAGTCTCATCCGGTGACAACGTGGATTCCGTCTCCTAGAGAAGACAGGGTTTGTGTTCAGAGATCTGAAAGACGCCTGCAGCTAAAGTCAAAAACGTGTATAGACAGTCACCTCTGTCTCATGGCCTTTCTGTCCCTCTTCCCTCGCTCCATCTGGATGTTTGTCTTCCCAAATTCCCTCGTCCTCAGTGATGGTCGTCTCTTGGTCCTGCAGCGTGGTATCTGTCAGGCTCACTAGTGTTATCTCTGACTGCTCCAGGATCCCCTTCTCACTGGCGGCCTCCTGATAGACGGGAATAGACGACAGGCACACAACTCAGCACACAAGTTAGAACAATAAgcaagagaggacaacacggttTATAAGCACTAAGCTGTCATTTTCCAAAATAAACTGATTTTAGATTCTACAAATAACAGCCTGCAGTTGAAGCGTGGCAATGCAGTGCCCTTTTTTCAAAGTGTACCAAGGTGAAGAAGAAAGCACAATCGTACCCATATCTTATCTGAGACAGGACAGAGGTCGCTGAATGGGACTGAATCTCCAAGCCTTTCAGAAATGCCGTTTCTGTCTGCATCCGCTCCCTCTGGTGACATCATGGTGGGAGACACTATGAGGACAGATTCACGGGGTTGGTACTGGGAGGTGGTGAGCTGGAAGAAGGATTCCTGCAAGGCAGGGGAATCTGCTATGCAGCTGGACGGATCCTCTGTTCTGAGGCGCTCAGGTGAAGGTTCAGACTCAACCGTGTGGATTTCAAACTCCTCAGAAGGTGTGGAAACACGGCTTCCCCCGCTAGCTGGCTGTCCTTCAGGGGAGGTGGGCCCATCGTGTTCGGGCTGGTGAAAGGTCATGGAGGGGTCTGCTGTTTCGTTGTGGGTGACCTCAGCCAGAAGCGGGTGGAATGAGTCTGAACCTGGAAACACTAAAGATGGTGATAAACATGAACATAAAGCACATTTCAGTTTCTAACTAGGTAAGAACCATACATGCAAAGACATTAGTTAAAAGAACTGCATGAACACATTTGACTCTTTTTGCTTCAAGTTTCCTGaattcaccacacacacacagaattagAATTCACTATTTTATGCCTCACCTTCAGTCCTCTCTGGGCCCGGTTCCATGTTGGTTTGGTCCTGCGGATGTGGGTTCACAGCCGGGACAGAAGCACTGTGTGACGAGGCTTCAGGAGGCAACACTGGGTGTGACGGCCCTCTGGCCTCAGTGGAGACACCAATATCTACATGGGTTCCTCCATCTAAAAACAGCAGATAAGatgacaaactttttttttttttgaagtagAGCAGGGACACACGTTTGTAATCTTCTGCCACAAAGCTTGATTGGGTCCAGTTGGTAAAAGAAACTGGAAGCTTAGCATCAATATGTGTGCAGATTTAAATACTaacagttttctgtttcagtgtCAAGTGCTCAATAATGCAGCCTATAACAAATAATATCAGCTGAACATGCTATGGCCTGACAAATCACAGTTTAAACCTCTTCAATCTAACCATTGAGAAGTCTGCAGAGGacccaaagaaaaacacagctcAATATTTAGAGCACGTTGTGCTTCAATAAAGTTAAAAAGGTGTCTGACGCTTTTCTGGACTGGAAAACAAATTCAAAGTTCAAGTTCCAACAGTATTCTCCCCTGACTTGCAACACTGTGGGACATTGACTAAATGGAAGTTTGAATCATTTAGTTCTTTTGGTGCCAAAACTATTTCACATAATACGTTTATTGTCTGAATTATACCGTCTTTATCTCTGTTAAAATAGTTATTATAAACTTTTGAACAGCAGTGTATTCGTGATAACGCTCACATTAAATATGCTGATATAAACTGACTCCGAGCAACTCACTTAACTCAACTGTATTCATTCATAAAGAGCTGTGTGAATTGAGGGTTCACTGCCTaactaaacataaaaaatagCATCAATAGATGTTACCAATGGATAATGTTTCAACTACAAATGCAACTAACAGTccatttgattaattaatttctATTTATCCATTAATTGTTTAACAATGGGAAATGGCCATCATGAACTTATTTAAGTTAATCACTAGGGTGGAGTCCTCATCGACTTTCTTTACCTGAGCCTCCACTGTGCTGCCCTGCAGACTCATCCAGCTCCCCGACCAGCGGTCTCATTCTGCTCTCATCCAACCATGTGGTCGACTGTTCCAATGGCATCTGACCCATCAGCTGACCGGCATAAAAGTCCTGCCCACCACTCAGCCAATGAGAGCTGGACTGATGGGAGAGTCGACCAATCATTCGACTCAGAGTGGAATCCCATCCACCTTGTTCAAAGCTCATTGAAACAGGCCGACCGGTTAGCTGACCAATCATGGACGAGTGAGCCGATGGGTGACCGACCAGACGCTCCATGGCTGAGTCCCTCTGGTCAACAGCGAGACAGGATGACTGGTCTGccagctggccaatcagaggtcTGAAAGAGTCCTGCTCTTGGTCCACAGCCAGTGACGTGTCCTCGCCTGAGAACTGCTCCAGGATCGGATTGACTGTATTGTCCCATTCCtgtagcaaaaaaataaataaaatgttgggtatttatttgacagcaaaAATATTTATAACTGACTACCATTTATGAtatgttctgaaataaaatggaaaatatgCATAGTCAAAGTCAAACTGTTTAAAGCTCAGAACACCATATAATACTTTTTGCAGATCCTTTAACAAACATTATTCCTTAATAGtcacacttttacttttacactattactgcatttaacccatcctaagtattaggagtaggagcagtggacagctatacatacagcgtccgcggagcaacttggggttcagtgtcttgctcagggacactttgacatgtggccggaCGACCTGGGATTGAGCCGCCAACCTTGTAAGTTTATCGTTTTTAATTGTTAACAAGTTATAAATAATTTCCCCAAGTGGCCACAAAAAACATCAGTGTTAcaacttttaattaaaaaataaggaTTGCAAGTCACTGACCAGGCCACTCCTCCGTGCTCCTGCGGTGTCTGAGGGAAGAGACTGATGAGGCGTAGAGCTTtcatcctcccctctcctctccgaGACTCGAACCAAAGACTGCTGGGAAACTGAAGAGCCGGTTTCTTCCATATATGAGGATTCACTGTCTGCAGGCCAACAAAGAAGAAACAAGACACTGTACTAACATGATGCAGTtgaacactaacacacacatttcagcTGTTGGAATCACACCTCGCTATGTGTCACTTTTTGTGTGTACAACTAAGTGAAACAGCTTGAGTGCCCTAGATGAGTATGGTGGTATGGTTATCGCATCTCGTCCCGCTATTCGAATGCAGATTTCTTTGCCTTGCCTTTGAGTGTAGCCGgtataaacatatacaaacATTTTCAGACGTGGTCGCAagacacactgtaaaaagtagtagtagtttgcTAAAAGCATACCGATCTTAACTTTTACCATCACACTTACTCAGGTGTTTTAAATAATTGCAGTAAACTAACACAGATGCGGCCATCAATCTATCAAGCTGAAGAGAGAAACGATACTCTTGTAAATGTGTGCAGTATTTGTATACCTGTGGTTTTGCCAGCAGTGCTGAGTGAGATGTTTAGCTCCCTTGTGTATCGGTCTATAATGTGCTGGATGCTGCTGTCATTAAACAGAGAGTCTACAGCCAAACCAGGATGGCCTTCAGTCGAGCTTTCCTTAATACCGAAGCTTTGACCGGCTGGAGAGGAAACGTCGAGTAAATCTGCTCCTTGTTCTAAACGTCTCAGAGACGGGGATTTATCTTAATGAAGAAgtgggagagaagaaaaaaaaaaaaaaagttagattaaGGCTATAATAAAGTTAGAAACGCAATCAGCATGTTGCCTGGTGTATACACACATTAAATAAAAGGTCATGTGTACATATTGTCACCTTAATAATGATAAATATAACAACCACATTCATGCACAGCAGCACTCAACAGACTGCAGAACGAAGCATATTCCAACAGGTCACACAATAATGCTCAATAATTTGAGGCACACACTCAGATTCTCTTGTGAACAATGAAGAGCCAAGTCACGTTGGTAAGGTGATTTAAACATGGTACTTCATTGTTTCAGCTAGGGTTGCAGCAGTATACCAGTTTCATGGAATACCATGGTATGAAAATTGACGGCTTCTCTACGGTATTGattcgggtttttttttttttttttttttttttaaaaagggagaCTGTCATGACTTCCATAAAAAATGGCTTTAAGTTTCAATTATAATAAAGCTTTTGTTTAACCAAAAAACCCTTCCGTTTTCATTCCTTTAAGGGTAATTGTAACTGATGATAATTGTGTACTACCGTATACCGTGATATTATTCTTAGACGGTTATCGTACTGTGAAATTCTCATACTTTCCGTTACATTTTCCAAGATTTTCCACAACATTCAAAGCACAATCAACCACATGGTCAAAAATCAGgaacaaacaacaaaagaacCGCGTGATACAAGACACGATCCTGCTGTCCCTTACCAGTGTTTACGTTTTGCTCAGGATCGGAGGTGATGTAGCTGCCGGTGGAGATGGTGGTGGAGGAGAGGCAGTCAGAATCAGGAGGCCTATgtgcagactgacacacacacacacacagaaaataaatgtgtaaaggaGATAACCATAACAGATTAGAGAACCCATTCATGTACACATACTCAATGAGCTCAGTTCAAGTGTAGAAACCATCATGAAacgtatttttttattaaatacacTTCAGGTggggtacacacacaaacacacacttttagAGACCGattcacaaaatgtatttttaaattttaGGCAGTGTACTTATTTACTGTAGTGAAATGACGTAAATTTGTATTTGGAAtaagacatgcacacagacccACTGAGCTCAGTTCAAGTGTAGAAGCCCTCATTAAACGTATCTTTAATTAAACACATCAGGTCCAGTAATTTCACATCATCGCTCAGTGTacagaaacaaaacaccacaacCACGTACTCACACTTACTCTTACATACACACCATAAAAAGGAAGCCAGACAGAGACAATATAAAAGCTTCACAAACATAATCAAAGCCAGAGGCTCAGATTTGGCTGGTTTTATCACTAATCTAATTAGTACTATTATCACTGGTGTCTGTAGAATGCTGGCAAAATGTGTGCAAAATCATCACTCAAACTGCAATTTACAGAGGGAAAACGCTTACATTAAAGTTGACAATTTGCAACatgaaattaaaacagaaagatTATCTCCAACAGAGAGCAGCCAGATGCTCCATCACTGCATATGGACCAAAACTGTTCTTTCCCTTGTAACTTTCTTATCAGCATCTGCTGCAAAGGTTTGCCACAATGTTGATGACttaaaagagaagaaaggacTAAGTTTAGTACATCTTCAGTTGTTCTGGTTACCTCTGTGGGGGATCTGTAACTTGTGATTGCAGGACCAGAGTAGTCAGCTCCTCTCCCAGAGTCAGAGGAAGGTGGTGAGATTGTCCTCCGGACTAAATCTGGAAAACAATATTCCAACCAAGGGGAAATCTCTTAATTTTTGCCCCATTATTATGTATCAAATGCTAGCATTTTTCTCTCATCTGTATTCTTCATCTCATCACTCTTCACCTGCCATCTACATACCAGACTCTGAGGATTCTGGAGATGTTCCTGCCCCCATCAGCTGCCTCTCTCTCCAGATGACATTGCTGGATCTCCCTGAGCTTGTTCCAGAGCCGGTTGATCGTTCAGCAGTCCGCTGCCCACTGCTGGACCAAGAGGGTGTCTGCTGGGACGTGTCAGAGGCCACAGACGACTCTGAATCCTCTTGCAGATCCCTGTCCAAAGTGTGTGGAGGAACCTTCACACTATCCTCTGGACCTGAAGATAGGACACATCAACAACCCACGTGTGTGCAGTTAACCTTATTTTCCACTCTGAGCGTCTACGCCGCGTTCCGGAGGTGATGTGACCCCCGCGAGCAATCGCTGCCATTCAAATCAATGCTTGCTATTCCACCAGCTGCGCCACGGAGCGTCCCAGAAGCATGCATGAAGCGTCTCTCCTCTCCACTAAAGATACGCAGCAGGGctattttcacgcgagccgTTCGAACAGCCGGGTAGGAAGTGAAACAGTGAGTGTATTTACTAAAAGACACCCCCCCAATATCGTATATGTCTCCTCCACAACACCACGGACGACGAGAGactcatcttggaggtggaaaaacataatagacatTACAAATCTTTGGTATAagacaacaccagaaaagagaaggtatggagtttaattacaggagtgcttgaaatggaaggtagatactagcctAATAAACACGGAATTGTTCTGTAAAGTGCTTGTAGagagatttttatatatatgaaATCTGCGAGGGCGGAACAAAccagaacgcagcacagacatgCCCATTGAAAAATCTGAGTTATTCGTGCGTTTCTGGCACTGATCTGACCTGTGACTTGGCTGGTGTCGGCTGGTGTCTCAACCTCTTGAATGGCACTAAGCTCATGTTGTTCAGTCATCATGTCTATGATGCCAGGCCTGACGCGGGTCACCGGGGGCTTTGCTGctcgaggaggaggaggtggagggaggaggagtCCTGAGGGGAGGACTGACACCGGGGCAGGTCCAGCAGGAACATTGCTCCGAGATATGAGAtctaaatggaaaataaaacattaactcTACAATTTTGATGATACTGCAGCGTTTTTACGGTTACTTTAAGTGCAGGCCATTTAATTTGTAATGGAAGTGCAACACAATCAATTATTCAGAAGTAcagttttgtatttaaatgctactagcattaaaacaatgctttaTTAGTTAGTTTAATGGGAAATGTGTAAATCCACTCAATTAATTTTAATAACCAGTACTGAATAAAACAGCAAGGGACAACATGGCACGTTTTGGCAAGATTACGAAACTCAAAAGGGTAAATAAATTAAGTGGAAAAGGTTTTCCATTCTGAAGTTAAATGGAaattgtgtgaaaaaaaaaacaaaaactgtgcaATCTGACATGTCAGTTACCTGTCTCACCACTGTTAGATGGCGGTTGCGGAGAGGAGCCATCTCTCTCCTGAGGGTCTTCTAGGTGTGATAAAGATCCTCCGTTAGACTCCTCTATAGCTCTCAGCAGGGACGCAAGTAATTTCAGGCGGGTCTGACCGATGTTCTCTGAAACTAACACTTCACTGGCAGCCTCTGGGACTGGCTGTGGGTAAGAAAATGCATCAGAAAAGTTATTTGATACAAATTCATACATTAACACAGACTCACTCAGTACGTTAACATGCACACAATATTCCTGTTTTTGCCCcaattccgaaaaagacgatattctgactaagctgtttacatggctaatgaaagtatatattccactaatatccccgtttacatgtagccgtgccaGAAACGAttatttcaaagtttaccagcggttgcggacttgttggacagtgcgaacacagcgtccctctttcattccttcaaccagcttcttgaaaaggtcggcgtagcgatgtgtgcgcatatccaaaaacctgttgatatccaaggtTTTGATAATgattaaaagtagctgtgtttctccttcttatctggtctgcagccttgcaaacggttggctggttggtttgtgtacagcaaccagagcaacgcacagagctgaccgcaAGCCTGCGGTGAAAACCCCCCCCGATTGAGacacatattccgaatgcgctgtatacatgtccaatgAATGCCTCCAAAACCTGAATactaccggaatatcccacgtcttaatcggaaaaagCTATATTTGGAAAAGGGCCTTATTTGTACATagatgacctgtatcaaattgggaatattgtcatatttggaataatagcgGAATATTGGTGTGTATGTAACTGTACTGACTGAGCTCAGTTCAAGTGTAGAAACCATCATGGAATGTATTTGTAATTCAATACACTTCAGGTCAGGTAATTTCACATCATCGCTCAGTGTACAGAAacaaagacacgcacacactcacgcaaAGACGCACTCAAACATTTCGGCACAcattctctcactcacacacacacacacacacacacacacacacacacacacacacacacacagagctcagTTCAAGTGTAGAAACCATCATGGAAcgtatttttaattaaatacatttcaggTTCAGTAATTTTACATCatcgctccacacacacacacacttttttaaagatcttttttggggccttttccctttattagatagtgacaatAAATAGACAgcaaaggtgggagagagatgggggatgacacccagcaaagggccgcaggtcagactcgaacccaggccgctgcaaaggactcagcctacatggggcgtacgctcttactgggtgagctaaagGTCACCctgcaatatatttaaaaagggcTCTTGAGCAGAGTTCACTCTTGCAATCAAAGGAGGCTCAAACCAGCTGAAGGGGATCTTTCTACTTATTACTTCTGTTTTATCTATGTTTTGTGTAGAAACTATACTTTGTCTACTGTACTACAACAGAAACACCAGGGCCGTAATAGTCCCCTCACTTACTTGTGCATCAGTATGAATCAGAGCTTGCAATGTCTCCTTTTGCCTCCTGATCTGCTCCATCtccacttcctgtctctgtcgctgctcttcctgtctctgcctctcttccTCTTGCTGTCTCTGCTGCAGCGCCATTGCCTCCCTCCGCTCCAGCACCCTTCTCTGGACCTCCTGCAGTTCTcgtctctgcttctcttcctcTTGCTGTCTCTGCTGC
It contains:
- the cep295 gene encoding centrosomal protein 295 isoform X2, yielding MKRKVAKLRLSPNEEARIIREEHDRRRKLRIQQVREQQRYIALQIRREVEQRRQRELEQLEEELRKDWERQQREKLDTLQNLYQESLQLLGQGHRSAKEHEPDLAAIAQREEENHVKAEERYREALKDLKSQRLKDNETQSRSINARKKALQAEKERSAKVASLPPPLPNPIQSIDSKKPHVVKKSDVSAFAATHYHMPESTVDREEDTEQPNAHEEAELEGRRLQDLQREEKRRREEQLEKAHLRGKEALRREHLVQDRERLLVELEHMQQTDLLRRRQQVSQMPPQIFQPLYKRQETREDFQREIEFAFEDMYTGERRVKGDLVVQLVPEPLPALSTGSQDQELDVTLDEIATQETRNPQHDTDQDAGGTEQETSAQVEPSKAAPRRALKKLLDRIRSQRNQWTDHNSHVPAADSPTAVTDQIPERDTTIDTGSLTSEEKDTLPPVERPEPAPSPPVLETTGHSTAADTLLPDVHGNRIQEFEERKKREEELERQKQQQVVLLQELEEQNAKLEQLLLEAQQEREDLKAVVTQRLPINQTKLPVHDQEATSVTPGLVTELVPPAGEDDHDRRIREYQQRLLEQNRIHQRSVEVARQRLEEYQRALRIRHNMAATSSLSAVVPSVLIRPRLHSAQSVHLPAPLQLPTTPAVQEYTHTKSQTSVEVPTRESDMLASPLRLPSSNVSVGSKLLPDEVESIASSQRNQRPDVTAWLTNNIMERVTEHLKERLRPSSEPLPSKLFPTHHSTGIPLQPTSEPIQAISPMSVTDGATLVPGHAAVMPGTLLHGSLWTGSLNSRDNDDMERQRRELQEAQRRGLQQRQQEEEKQRRELQEVQRRVLERREAMALQQRQQEEEKQRRELQEVQRRVLERREAMALQQRQQEEERQRQEEQRQRQEVEMEQIRRQKETLQALIHTDAQPVPEAASEVLVSENIGQTRLKLLASLLRAIEESNGGSLSHLEDPQERDGSSPQPPSNSGETDLISRSNVPAGPAPVSVLPSGLLLPPPPPPRAAKPPVTRVRPGIIDMMTEQHELSAIQEVETPADTSQVTGPEDSVKVPPHTLDRDLQEDSESSVASDTSQQTPSWSSSGQRTAERSTGSGTSSGRSSNVIWRERQLMGAGTSPESSESDLVRRTISPPSSDSGRGADYSGPAITSYRSPTESAHRPPDSDCLSSTTISTGSYITSDPEQNVNTDKSPSLRRLEQGADLLDVSSPAGQSFGIKESSTEGHPGLAVDSLFNDSSIQHIIDRYTRELNISLSTAGKTTDSESSYMEETGSSVSQQSLVRVSERRGEDESSTPHQSLPSDTAGARRSGLEWDNTVNPILEQFSGEDTSLAVDQEQDSFRPLIGQLADQSSCLAVDQRDSAMERLVGHPSAHSSMIGQLTGRPVSMSFEQGGWDSTLSRMIGRLSHQSSSHWLSGGQDFYAGQLMGQMPLEQSTTWLDESRMRPLVGELDESAGQHSGGSDGGTHVDIGVSTEARGPSHPVLPPEASSHSASVPAVNPHPQDQTNMEPGPERTEGSDSFHPLLAEVTHNETADPSMTFHQPEHDGPTSPEGQPASGGSRVSTPSEEFEIHTVESEPSPERLRTEDPSSCIADSPALQESFFQLTTSQYQPRESVLIVSPTMMSPEGADADRNGISERLGDSVPFSDLCPVSDKIWEAASEKGILEQSEITLVSLTDTTLQDQETTITEDEGIWEDKHPDGAREEGQKGHETEETESTLSPDETPEDKNQTHPDSVMLLEFQWGPSRGLQEVHHEKRRALLQRSSRRVEEIKAKATLAKIQPEIQAPSEAGEQSKAKESQPVTYKEKLKTEPQHKTNTKSKGGQAELHQTTEKSGFIKQKKPQLPPPVSDLRLKKVDEVKSCTPEQRKLDVFEMHQRTQRLYKQLEEVKLQQAIRNRQEACAKNRLKAKEFHKKTLQKLRAKQTQTLL